One window of the Osmerus mordax isolate fOsmMor3 chromosome 2, fOsmMor3.pri, whole genome shotgun sequence genome contains the following:
- the b3galt1b gene encoding beta-1,3-galactosyltransferase 1 — translation MPSKVSCLYLLTVVCWASALWYLSISRPTSSYVGQLSVPIRKAAKPLKNTTFSNIRTRPLNPHGFEFVINEPKKCETNTPFLVILISTTHKEFDARQAIRETWGDESTFSDVRILTLFLLGRNTDPVLNQMVEQESQIFHDIVVEDFIDSYHNLTLKTLMGMRWVATFCSKAQYVLKTDSDIFVNMDNLIFKLLKPTTKPRRRYFTGYVINGGPIRDMRSKWYMPRDLYPESKYPPFCSGTGYVFSADVAELIYKTSLHTRLLHLEDVYVGLCLRKLGVHPYQNSGFNHWKMAYSLCRYRRVVTVHQISPEEMHRIWNDMTSKKHLRC, via the coding sequence ATGCCTTCAAAAGTCTCGTGCTTGTACCTGTTGACAGTCGTTTGCTGGGCAAGCGCTCTCTGGTACCTGAGTATATCCCGGCCGACATCGTCCTATGTTGGTCAGCTGTCTGTGCCGATACGGAAGGCCGCGAAGCCCCTCAAGAACACCACCTTCAGCAACATCCGCACACGGCCCCTCAATCCGCACGGCTTCGAGTTCGTCATCAACGAGCCCAAGAAATGTGAGACCAACACCCCCTTCCTGGTCATCCTCATCAGCACCACCCACAAGGAGTTTGACGCCCGGCAGGCCATCCGGGAGACGTGGGGGGACGAGAGCACGTTCAGCGACGTGCGCatcctcaccctcttcctcctgggcCGCAACACCGACCCGGTCCTCAACCAGATGGTGGAGCAGGAGAGCCAGATCTTCCACGACATCGTGGTGGAGGACTTCATCGACTCCTACCACAACCTGACCCTCAAGACCCTGATGGGCATGCGCTGGGTGGCCACCTTCTGCTCCAAGGCCCAGTACGTCCTGAAGACGGACAGCGACATCTTCGTCAACATGGACAACCTGATCTTCAAGCTGCTGAAGCCCACCACCAAGCCCAGGAGGAGGTACTTCACGGGCTACGTCATCAACGGAGGGCCCATCAGGGACATGCGCAGCAAATGGTACATGCCCAGAGACCTGTACCCCGAAAGCAAGTACCCCCCGTTCTGCTCGGGGACGGGGTACGTGTTCTCCGCAGACGTGGCTGAGCTCATCTACAAGACCTCCCTGCACACCAGACTGCTCCACCTGGAGGACGTGTACGTGGGGCTGTGCCTGCGCAAGCTGGGGGTCCACCCCTACCAGAACAGCGGCTTCAACCACTGGAAGATGGCCTACAGCCTGTGCAGGTACCGCAGGGTTGTTACTGTCCACCAGATCTCACCTGAGGAGATGCATCGCATCTGGAACGACATGACCAGCAAGAAACACCTCCGATGCTAG